GGCCGAGGTGGAGGCGCATGGCGGCACGCTGGATGAGGTGCTGCGCGACCTCGACCGCCAGTATCCGGGGCTGCGCTTCCGCGTGGTGGACGAGCAGGACCATGTGCGCGAGCATATCAAGATGTTCGTCAACAGCACCCTGCTCGCCGACGACAATTTGCGCGCGCCGGTGGGCGCGGCGGACACGGTGCATATCATCGG
The sequence above is a segment of the Chloroflexota bacterium genome. Coding sequences within it:
- a CDS encoding MoaD/ThiS family protein, whose translation is MKVRLSTHLRGYTGGQAEVEAHGGTLDEVLRDLDRQYPGLRFRVVDEQDHVREHIKMFVNSTLLADDNLRAPVGAADTVHIIGALSGG